The stretch of DNA GCAAGGGGAACAAGTTGTCCTAAAGAGTCATCGCCAAAAAATAGCCGGAAGTAGCCCCACGCACCGGCGCGTGATGTCGGAACTTCGCCAGAAAGTTTTCTTCCGACAGTGCGTGAGGGCGCGTGGAGGGTGTTTTGCAGGAGATTTTTTATGGATTGGTCGCTGGAGGCTGATCTACTCCGCGGTGGTGTTAATTTTTACACAACATTGATGAATAGTGATTTTTTCTTGCGGCAAACCTTTGTTTGCCGGAAAAAGACTTCCGGTTGACTGATTTCTCTTCCCGGAGTCGCTGAAATTTATGCACAAAAATGAATCTCTCacgattgctctgataccatgtaagaAAGCGCaagagaaaaatatattattaataatatttttaactacGTTACAATGAGCCCTATATATAAGTATACATAATATATAACCTACTCCTATTACATACGGGAGCAAGACTaattatatatattcacataactaTCTAACATGGATTATTCTACATATCGCTTCATTTAAGCTCATCAGTtcactataatataatataaaataaaataaaaggactACAACTCATTGCAATAAGTGGAGTTAATGTATAATGTTATATTGTACTTTACATTGGTAGTACAAGAATATGATTTGTATCACCACTTGGTCGTAAATTAAATGGGCAAATTTTTCTGTATGATGTAAGGGATTTCCAGATCCATCTAACCACACACAGCAATCTTGCATGCTGAGCAATTAAATGTTACAGGCGCACACAGATGTATGACCAAGAAAGATCTTTGATCATTTTCAATACTTAACTTCAACAAGCTCTCCATAGCAGACTTAGTGATCACTGTTGCAACTTCATCAATCTCTCCTGGCATAAGGTTATTCAAATAATTTCATTACATAACAAAGCCATCACAAAAACTTCTGACTTCCCTGTTAGCTGTGTCAAGCAACCAATTCGTGTAGCCACCGATATACAGAAATTTTGTACTAAAGATACGTTTCACCCGCTTATTCTGTTTACCACAATGAATCAGACGTGCAAATCTGCATATCCAAGTGTACAGTTAATGAGAATATGAATGGCAAATGATGAATCACAGATACACAGAGCAAATCAACAGAGGAGGAGAGAATTACCTAAGACTAAAGGAACTAGACTGCAGGTGCTAAAGAAATCTTTATTTCAACATCTATCTTCTCTCTGGTATTCTATCTACTACTTTTTTCTTCTATTATGTATCAATTACTGTATAGAGAAAGCTCGGATCACTTCCACTACTGGTGCAAGACACATTGGACACTTCGCTTTTTCATGGACCAATTTTTCTGCACATTCTGAACATGTGCACATGTGGCCACACCTGCAATCAAGaagcaaaataaaaaaagaagataaagtcTTCTAAGACTAAACTAAAAAGAGAAGAGGTGTTCGACTGCCAAAAACAGCATAATTTAAACTTGAGGAATAGACGAAGGACAACGATGGTTCATAATTTCACTGCAAACAGTAAAGAGAGCTGTCCTTAAGACAGCTCAGAAAAGCATCATGTGCACTTAATAATTGAAAGAAGGACAAGGATGTTTCATATTTACCTGTACAATAATGAATCTATATTGTTATTACAACACAAGCAACATAATCCTTTTCTCACGTTATCCCATTTGGATTCATCGTTCAACAGAATATCCCCACAAACATCCACATCTGATAAACGGAAAAAGAAATCACCACAAGGAATAACAATTTCTGGGGGTCGGGGATGAGTTGTATAAGATGGATTATCTACAACTCGGGAAGAGaagaaaaaatcacaaaacccaTATAGGCATGAAACCAAACCTGTTGAACCGGCGCATCTATTTAGGGCTGCAGAAACTTCTTGGCGAACCGACCGCTGCAGCTCAACTTGCATTTCCATGCATGTTTGAAGCATCCTTTGCATATCGTTCATCCTCTGGTGAAGTATAGCCATGTCAATCTTcagttcattgatgatatcccacTCCTGCAACAGATCAAACAGGTATGCATTTCATTGAAAGAACTATGATCATGTAAAACAAGAAAAGGATGCGACTGTTTTGAGTTTATTAAGGAAAACATGCTCATAGTGAGAAGTTACTATGTTTACAAAAAACTCAAAGTAGAACAAGGAAAGTGATGATTATCATATTTTTTGCATATGATGGAAACTCCAACATCAACACAAAGCAACTACGCTAATCAACTTCATATAGAACTTTCAAGTAGTTCACGGAAAACGGATGAGGCTTACTAATTCTCCCATGGGGTGATGTGGATTTTGGCGAGGCAAATTCTGATGCTCGGTTTCATGATTCCAATGTGACTGAGAAGGTGCCTCTTGAGGTGGAAGCATAGCAAAGGGATTTCCCTCCTGAGGCCCATCTCGAATAACATTCTCCTGCTGCTCGTGCTCTGCATCAGATGGGTATGAGGATGCTTCATCCATATCCCAGTCAAAAGAAGCATGACCTTGTCTTTCGACATAAGATTGTATTAGCTGGTTTAGACTCTGACGGAAACTGCTATTAAGCAGATTAGAGACACGCCTCCTAAAGCATGAACAAAGTTGTTAATCACGTGAAACTTCACTCAATGTTATCCAAAAAATGCAGAGTACTAAAAGATGGGGGACCTTACCTGCTTAGCAGTTCTCGGAGTTCAATACTATAAACATTGTCGTCATCCGGTGTATAAAATGTATCAACCCTTTCAATGGATCCATCATCCTGACCAGAAGGCGTGTCAAACCAGTCATCAATTGCCTCTTCGTGCCACTCATCATGTGGTTCTTGTGCATGGTTTTGTTCTTCAATATCACTTCCCAAATTTTCCGGATAAGATTGATTAGGAGCACCTTCTTGCGCATCTCCACCCATGTTTTCTGTGACATCATCTACCCATTCATTCTGATCAGCATAAAAAGGCCGCGACTCACTTTCCTCAAGTTCTGTTGCAAATTCTTCTGGCTCTTCCGCTTGCTGCAAATCATTTTCTTCAGGCTCTGCAATAATTTCCTCCACCTCCTCTTCTTGAGCTGATGAACCTTCCCAGTCATAATATTCAAAGATATTTCTCTCGAAATCACGAAAATGACCATCTACCACATCATGAGAATCACTTGGCTCACTTTGTGGTGCATCATTGTCATGGAAGGTTGCATGGTAATCTTGTACATGACCTCGCAGACTGCCTTCAATAGCCGCAGCTTCGGGCAACCATCCGTTACCAGCATTTTCCACCAAGTTTCTATTGCCATTATTTTGTATTTCAGGTAAACTACTAGAAAACTCCAAATTTGACGTGGCTTGCTCGTGATCCTCATCTCCTCCAGCTTGCTCAGAAGTTTCAGCTATTTGGTCAATGTTATATTGACGATTCACATGCTCACAAATTGTGCTTTCTGAGTTCGCTAATACACGAGACCCATTCATCTCTCTCTCTTCATTAATAAGTTCAGCTTGATCATAGCATTCGTCTATTACCTCTTGTTCACTATCTGATTGAGATGGTTGAGGGTCATCCTTTGCAGAGGACGGCTGCATATTACTTGTAGAACCACGCACATTATCATCCAATCTGGACAAAATTTCTTCCCTGTTTCAAACCATTTCATGTGTCAGGTACGACTGCTGGCGAGAAGAGATGACAGATACTATTTATGTGAACAAATGCACCTTTTGGCTGACAAAAGAGAACACTAAGATAATATTACCGCAGAGCAAGAGCAACTCAAAACATGCAAAAACATCCATCAGGTCAGGGGTTGATATGAGGCATTTCTAACAAAGAGAGTTGATGGGCTACATTTGTGAGAGCTAATGTTTTGCTCAAAAAAAAAGATCAAGGTAGAACCACTTTCCCTTTTGTTGATATGAGGCATTTGTACATGCTAAGTGATTTTGTTCGCACTCGCCTTTGAATAGGTCAGAGGTTCAATCACTTCTGAGcactaattttaaaaaaaactgaagtccaaaacattaAGTAAAATACAGGTCGAAATTGAGACTCGAACTCCCGACTTAAGCAGTTAAGCTAGAGAGAAGAAGCGCTCAACCAGTGAGCTGAGACGTTTTATTTGTTAAGTGgttcattttattttatgtaaCTGCTTTCACATAATAATTACTCCTGTGgatttaataaaaaatttcaacACAGCTTCCCCACCCCCCCACCCCCCGCGCACGTTCCCCCACTGCCTCTCCAACCTGCTAGATAAGTGAGTTACTGCATCTGAAATAGCTCATTACTTTCGGGTGgaataaaaacaaaaaatttcTAGAGAACGACGCTTAAAATTTAGGTCCACTTTTACCTTAAATCAGACACAGTATGTCTTTGCCTCAGTAAGCCCAGCTCACTCGCTGCATTTGAAGCAGTTCTTTCACCATTTGTCAATCTTCCATTTTGCAGAAACCTTCCCCTGAGTAATGACTGCAAACACAAGGTTTTACTGCATTACGAGCAAGCACGAGGTCGCAAATAATCTAGAGTTGAAAGTCAGAGAAGCTGAATGGAAACAAGGACCTTACTCGTGCTTATTTCACGAAGACTAAGGATAAATATGTTGTATGCACATCAATCTCGTTATGCATGTTGATAAGCTACAGTCAACTAATCATAGTCATAGTTTATTATCAAACAAGTAATCGATAGATCAATTGCGCCTTAATCCCAAACAAAATTGGAATCGGCTATATGGATCCTATATCAACCATTCCGCTTAATCGGGGCCCAATCTCTTAAAAGTAATACTTAATAAGGTTTCATGAGGCAATGTTTAGTCAAACTAGAAATTAATATTGCAATTTTTTATTAATTCTACAATGTTAATTATTAGAGAGAAAAcattaatttcatatttttagtgaTTCAGATATACCTTGATCGC from Nicotiana tomentosiformis chromosome 11, ASM39032v3, whole genome shotgun sequence encodes:
- the LOC104089053 gene encoding uncharacterized protein: MAVAGLHNISAFGSSLFIESQSSVSRQRDEHDRPRTRASSILQMWRELEGEHVVSNSYAPTGDRQIPQRSDVENFDCDENQRCIYQSHIELDNYFDDGRSVSSDQYSDFGEAERERVRQIIQEWMNAGGKSHSQSLNASHVNNCSEAQCLGENEGRRVRIIRERVQTNIHQSGTSSPRDEVAAETGSQSEQVRDGLLVDHSQNGERKALRRRLCGRQALIDLMMRSQREREKELQGLLECKPVSDFAYRNRIQSLLRGRFLQNGRLTNGERTASNAASELGLLRQRHTVSDLREEILSRLDDNVRGSTSNMQPSSAKDDPQPSQSDSEQEVIDECYDQAELINEEREMNGSRVLANSESTICEHVNRQYNIDQIAETSEQAGGDEDHEQATSNLEFSSSLPEIQNNGNRNLVENAGNGWLPEAAAIEGSLRGHVQDYHATFHDNDAPQSEPSDSHDVVDGHFRDFERNIFEYYDWEGSSAQEEEVEEIIAEPEENDLQQAEEPEEFATELEESESRPFYADQNEWVDDVTENMGGDAQEGAPNQSYPENLGSDIEEQNHAQEPHDEWHEEAIDDWFDTPSGQDDGSIERVDTFYTPDDDNVYSIELRELLSRRRVSNLLNSSFRQSLNQLIQSYVERQGHASFDWDMDEASSYPSDAEHEQQENVIRDGPQEGNPFAMLPPQEAPSQSHWNHETEHQNLPRQNPHHPMGELEWDIINELKIDMAILHQRMNDMQRMLQTCMEMQVELQRSVRQEVSAALNRCAGSTDVDVCGDILLNDESKWDNVRKGLCCLCCNNNIDSLLYRCGHMCTCSECAEKLVHEKAKCPMCLAPVVEVIRAFSIQ